In one Bordetella pertussis 18323 genomic region, the following are encoded:
- a CDS encoding 3-hydroxyacyl-CoA dehydrogenase NAD-binding domain-containing protein has protein sequence MSVAIAMRGDIEVVTLDSPPVNALGRTLRHGLAQCLEQVYARPDVRALLLVSARPGIFSAGADIKEFDQAGSDQDAGLAELIDRIENAPVPVVALLDGAALGGALELALGCHYRLASPRASLGLPEIKLGLLPGAGGTQRLPRLVGARHAVEMVLGGEPVGGETALRCKLADALLSADDTLEQALAWMRNAPGGLARRRVASLPALAPASIAEAARAAAIRPVGSAAAREAALACLAAAQGPFDAGRALERESFARLRDRAEARALRYAFFAERPRPPAGDVSARRIEQVAVVGAGTMGTGIVICLADAGLPVIWHDVDADRLAQGRAQVCQHFERLAARKRLTSRQAEQRVAAVATTGEMAGIAQADLAIEAVFEDMAVKCAVFRELDRVLKPGAILGTNTSTLDVDRIAHSTRRPQDVVGLHFFSPAPVMPLLEIVRGAATHADVVAAAQGLARRLRKTAVVAGVCDGFIGNRMWHQYLRQAALMVHEGAMPMEVDAALRDWGFAMGPFQVADLAGLDVGDSIRLRQRSEMPHRPWPDWLDRVSAAGRLGLKGGSGIHGYPDGGRQPRRDAEVEAMIAAASREAGVSRRAIAADEIVERCLHALVVEAARLLEEGIAASATDVDAVFLAGYGFPRWRGGPCHSADAMGLPAVVAGLRRRAATAEPEFWQPPGLLARLAAQGGRLQDHGQEGA, from the coding sequence CCTGGAGCAGGTGTACGCCAGGCCGGACGTGCGGGCGCTGCTGCTGGTCAGCGCCCGTCCGGGCATTTTCTCGGCTGGCGCGGATATCAAGGAGTTCGACCAGGCAGGGTCGGACCAGGATGCCGGGCTGGCCGAACTGATAGACCGCATCGAGAACGCGCCGGTGCCCGTGGTGGCGCTGCTCGATGGCGCGGCGCTGGGCGGCGCGCTGGAGCTTGCGCTGGGGTGCCACTATCGGCTGGCGTCGCCGCGCGCCTCGCTGGGGTTGCCGGAGATCAAGCTGGGGTTGCTGCCTGGCGCCGGCGGCACGCAGCGCTTGCCGCGCCTGGTCGGCGCGCGCCATGCCGTCGAGATGGTGCTGGGCGGCGAACCCGTGGGCGGCGAAACCGCGCTGCGGTGCAAACTGGCCGATGCGCTGTTGTCTGCCGACGATACGCTGGAGCAGGCGCTGGCGTGGATGCGCAACGCGCCGGGCGGGCTGGCGCGGCGCCGCGTTGCCAGTTTGCCTGCGTTGGCGCCGGCATCGATCGCCGAGGCGGCGCGCGCGGCCGCCATCCGGCCGGTGGGCAGCGCGGCGGCGCGCGAGGCGGCGCTGGCATGCCTTGCCGCGGCACAGGGGCCGTTCGACGCCGGGCGGGCGCTGGAGCGCGAGTCGTTCGCGCGCCTGCGCGACAGGGCCGAGGCGCGGGCCTTGCGCTATGCCTTTTTTGCCGAGCGGCCGCGCCCGCCGGCCGGCGATGTGTCGGCCCGGCGCATCGAGCAGGTCGCGGTCGTGGGGGCTGGCACGATGGGCACCGGCATTGTCATCTGCCTGGCCGACGCCGGCCTGCCGGTGATCTGGCACGACGTGGACGCCGACCGGCTGGCGCAGGGGCGCGCGCAGGTATGCCAGCATTTCGAGCGCCTGGCCGCGCGCAAGCGGCTCACGTCCAGGCAGGCCGAGCAGCGTGTCGCCGCCGTCGCGACAACCGGCGAGATGGCCGGCATCGCGCAGGCCGATCTCGCCATCGAGGCGGTGTTCGAGGACATGGCGGTGAAATGCGCGGTTTTCCGCGAGCTGGACCGGGTCCTCAAGCCCGGCGCCATCCTGGGCACCAACACGTCGACGCTGGATGTCGACCGGATCGCGCACAGCACGCGGCGCCCGCAGGACGTGGTGGGGCTGCATTTCTTCAGCCCCGCGCCGGTGATGCCCTTGCTCGAGATCGTGCGCGGCGCGGCCACCCACGCCGATGTGGTGGCCGCCGCGCAAGGGCTGGCGCGGCGCTTGCGCAAGACCGCCGTGGTGGCCGGCGTGTGCGACGGCTTCATCGGCAACCGCATGTGGCATCAGTATCTGCGGCAGGCGGCCTTGATGGTGCACGAGGGCGCCATGCCCATGGAGGTCGACGCGGCGCTGCGCGACTGGGGCTTCGCCATGGGCCCGTTCCAGGTCGCCGACCTGGCGGGCCTGGACGTGGGCGACAGCATCCGCCTGCGGCAGCGCAGCGAGATGCCGCACAGGCCCTGGCCCGACTGGCTGGACCGGGTCAGCGCGGCGGGCCGCCTCGGCCTGAAAGGAGGCAGCGGGATCCATGGCTATCCGGACGGCGGCCGGCAGCCCCGGCGCGATGCCGAGGTGGAGGCCATGATTGCGGCCGCTTCGCGCGAGGCCGGAGTATCCCGCCGGGCCATTGCGGCCGACGAGATCGTCGAGCGTTGCCTGCACGCGCTCGTCGTCGAGGCCGCGCGCCTGCTGGAGGAGGGCATCGCGGCCAGCGCGACGGACGTGGACGCGGTGTTCCTGGCCGGCTATGGCTTTCCGCGCTGGCGCGGCGGCCCTTGCCACAGCGCCGACGCCATGGGCCTGCCGGCGGTGGTGGCCGGCTTGCGGCGGCGCGCCGCCACGGCGGAACCGGAATTCTGGCAACCGCCCGGCCTGCTGGCCCGCCTGGCGGCGCAGGGCGGCCGGCTGCAGGATCACGGCCAGGAGGGCGCATGA